In Vicugna pacos chromosome 10, VicPac4, whole genome shotgun sequence, the following proteins share a genomic window:
- the LOC102543425 gene encoding olfactory receptor 5A1-like, which yields MVSSPGFSLPQESHFEALKAAERRYVALERNISTMSNFVLLGFSEHPALQVVLFVLFLGMYFMTLAWNLGLVVLIGVESHLHSPMYFFLGNMSFVDISYTSSIAPRMLGDFFKEQKTISFVGSAAQFFFFIGMEGTECCLLAAMAYDRYAAISSPLLYTALMTPTVCVGMAITAYAGGFLIGLIQTSSVFRLHFCGPRVINHFFCDLPALLLLSCSGTFLSQVANFLVVCAVGGTSALVVLVSYGYIIAAVMKIPSTQGQTKAFNTCASHLTTVILFYGSGLSSYLHSSAGYSLDQDKVVSMFYGAVIPMLNPIIYSLRNKDIKDALKNSRKEADTLSVSYSSLS from the coding sequence ATGGTTTCTTCACCTGGATTTTCATTGCCCCAGGAATCTCATTTTGAGGCTCTAAAGGCAGCAGAGAGAAGATACGTGGCGCTGGAAAGAAATATCAGCACGATGAGCAATTTCGTCCTCTTGGGATTTTCAGAACATCCAGCGCTGCAGGTTGTCCTCTTTGTGTTGTTTCTGGGGATGTACTTCATGACTCTGGCTTGGAACCTGGGTCTCGTTGTCCTGATCGGCGTGGAGTCACACCTCCACTCCcccatgtatttcttccttggtaaCATGTCCTTTGTTGATATTTCATATACTTCATCCATTGCCCCTAGGATGCTGGGTGACTTCTTCAAGGAGCAGAAGACCATCTCCTTTGTGGGCTCTGCTGCtcaatttttcttcttcattggGATGGAAGGCACTGAGTGCTGCCTCCTGGCGGCCATGGCCTATGACCGGTATGCTGCCATCTCCAGCCCTCTGCTCTACACAGCCCTCATGACACCCACCGTCTGTGTGGGGATGGCCATTACTGCATACGCTGGAGGATTCCTCATTGGATTGATCCAGACCAGCTCTGTATTTCGGCTCCATTTCTGTGGGCCACGAGTCATTAACCACTTTTTCTGTGACCTGCCAGCTCTGCTGCTCTTGTCTTGTTCTGGTACCTTCCTCAGCCAGGTAGCGAACTTTCTTGTTGTGTGTGCAGTGGGGGGCACATCAGCTCTTGTTGTCCTCGTCTCCTATGGCTACATCATTGCTGCTGTCATGAAGATCCCTTCAACCCAAGGGCAGACAAAGGCTTTCAACACCTGTGCCTCTCATCTGACCACAGTGATTCTCTTCTATGGCTCTGGGCTCTCCTCCTACCTTCACTCTAGTGCTGGCTACTCACTGGACCAAGATAAGGTGGTGTCCATGTTCTACGGAGCTGTGATTCCCATGCTGAACCCCATCATATATAGTTTGAGAAACAAGGATATCAAAGATGCATTGAAAAACTCAAGGAAAGAAGCAGACACCCTCTCTGTGTCTTATAGttctttgagttaa